A window of the Henckelia pumila isolate YLH828 chromosome 3, ASM3356847v2, whole genome shotgun sequence genome harbors these coding sequences:
- the LOC140893087 gene encoding uncharacterized protein isoform X1 — MLKAATLALRVPSPEIPCSSRGGSNFVAYSRWHLSLKLHNRPRFTSSTVQSVGLSSAVGSSPELRPYSRCYSFNHAYIWSLRRKEHLECKTMGDVLGIMPESGVLCQREPAHLVDQNEPLDKFLLNQRFHQSFMEFADSCLAGESVHFYEEVQQPDKRNIEFKVVSEIGMIDNILKIQNDVKHELEEIHLGAIREVKEKSGIATEFLEVVAFRWSSCLPFFLLGGNVISPVVGM; from the exons ATGTTGAAGGCGGCGACATTGGCATTGCGGGTCCCGAGCCCAGAAATCCCTTGTAGTTCCCGTGGTGGAAGCAATTTCGTCGCTTATTCTCGCTGGCATCTGAGTCTCAAGCTACACAATCGTCCTCGATTCACTTCTTCCACTGTTCAATCGGTGGGCCTCTCCTCCGCTGTTGGATCCTCCCCCGAGCTTCGGCCCTATTCTCGCTG TTATTCTTTTAATCATGCTTACATCTGGAGCTTGAGGAGAAAAGAACACCTGGAATGCAAGACAATGGGCGACGTCCTGGGTATCATGCCTGAATCTGGTGTTCTATGTCAGAGAGAACCAGCTCACTTGGTGGATCAAAACGAACCTTTGGATAAGTTTCTTTTGAACCAAAGATTTCACCAGTCTTTCATGGAATTTGCCGATAG CTGTTTGGCTGGGGAAAGTGTCCATTTCTATGAAGAGGTGCAGCAGCCCGACAAAAGAAATATTGAATTTAAagttgtttctgag ATTGGGATGATAGATAATATATTGAAGATCCAAAATGATGTCAAACATGAG TTAGAGGAGATCCATTTGGGAGCTATAAGAGAAGTAAAAGAAAAAAGTGGG ATTGCTACTGAATTTTTGGAAGTTGTAGCTTTCAG GTGGTCGAGTTGTCTTCCTTTTTTCCTCCTTGGTGGGAATGTAATCAGCCCTGTTGTGGGAATGTAA
- the LOC140893087 gene encoding uncharacterized protein isoform X2, producing the protein MLKAATLALRVPSPEIPCSSRGGSNFVAYSRWHLSLKLHNRPRFTSSTVQSVGLSSAVGSSPELRPYSRCYSFNHAYIWSLRRKEHLECKTMGDVLGIMPESGVLCQREPAHLVDQNEPLDKFLLNQRFHQSFMEFADSCLAGESVHFYEEVQQPDKRNIEFKVVSEIGMIDNILKIQNDVKHEVVELSSFFPPWWECNQPCCGNVI; encoded by the exons ATGTTGAAGGCGGCGACATTGGCATTGCGGGTCCCGAGCCCAGAAATCCCTTGTAGTTCCCGTGGTGGAAGCAATTTCGTCGCTTATTCTCGCTGGCATCTGAGTCTCAAGCTACACAATCGTCCTCGATTCACTTCTTCCACTGTTCAATCGGTGGGCCTCTCCTCCGCTGTTGGATCCTCCCCCGAGCTTCGGCCCTATTCTCGCTG TTATTCTTTTAATCATGCTTACATCTGGAGCTTGAGGAGAAAAGAACACCTGGAATGCAAGACAATGGGCGACGTCCTGGGTATCATGCCTGAATCTGGTGTTCTATGTCAGAGAGAACCAGCTCACTTGGTGGATCAAAACGAACCTTTGGATAAGTTTCTTTTGAACCAAAGATTTCACCAGTCTTTCATGGAATTTGCCGATAG CTGTTTGGCTGGGGAAAGTGTCCATTTCTATGAAGAGGTGCAGCAGCCCGACAAAAGAAATATTGAATTTAAagttgtttctgag ATTGGGATGATAGATAATATATTGAAGATCCAAAATGATGTCAAACATGAG GTGGTCGAGTTGTCTTCCTTTTTTCCTCCTTGGTGGGAATGTAATCAGCCCTGTTGTGGGAATGTAATTTAG